The Desmonostoc muscorum LEGE 12446 genome includes a region encoding these proteins:
- a CDS encoding MFS transporter — MQSSDLDKKILPLSPSLVKKHNRASDHTVTNHLSAVSKSTPNQINGQEMSPKDISKNDQSWTEIPKNHVTSQSETPTQEQLTTGQTDRNNDNGKGLDLSNGKNLPVTTIPKTEPAKLHEPGSENAKQRGFVPVLKNFNFLALWGGQVFCQLADKVYLVLMIALINTQFQGGNQSISGWVSALMMAFTIPAVLFGSVAGVFVDRWPKKAVLVATNVWRGILVFSIPFLMWLTHDWKPIGVLPVGFLIILGVTFLVSTLTQFFAPAEQAAIPLVVEEQHLLSANSLYTTTMMASVIVGFAVGEPLLAIADRLWLQFSGSSGLGKELLVGGSYAIAGIILFLLRTNEKPHPPETEFPHVFSDLRDGLSYLKANHRVRNALLQLIILFSVFAALTVLAVRMAEIIPNMKASQFGFLLAAGGVGIAAGATILGQFGQRFSYTQLSLCGCLGMAASLIGLSIFTTQLWLILLLVALLGVFGALVGIPMQTTIQTETPPEMRGKVFGLQNNVINIALSLPLALAGVAETFVGLQAVFLGLAAIVFLGGILTWYNSHQ, encoded by the coding sequence ATGCAATCGTCTGATTTGGATAAAAAAATCCTGCCTTTATCACCAAGCCTCGTCAAAAAACATAATAGAGCATCAGATCATACAGTAACTAATCATCTGAGTGCCGTCTCTAAGTCTACACCTAATCAAATCAATGGACAAGAAATGTCCCCAAAAGACATTTCTAAAAACGATCAAAGTTGGACAGAAATACCAAAAAATCATGTTACAAGCCAATCAGAAACACCAACCCAAGAACAATTAACCACTGGCCAAACAGACAGAAATAATGATAACGGCAAGGGGCTAGACCTAAGCAATGGTAAAAATTTGCCAGTAACCACTATTCCAAAAACAGAACCAGCGAAATTACATGAACCTGGTTCAGAGAATGCAAAACAGCGGGGGTTTGTGCCAGTATTAAAAAACTTTAATTTCCTGGCTCTTTGGGGCGGTCAAGTTTTCTGCCAACTAGCAGATAAAGTTTATTTGGTGCTGATGATTGCTTTGATTAATACTCAGTTTCAGGGTGGTAATCAGAGTATTAGTGGATGGGTGTCAGCCTTGATGATGGCTTTCACTATTCCAGCAGTATTGTTTGGTTCTGTCGCTGGTGTGTTTGTAGACCGTTGGCCGAAAAAGGCTGTGTTGGTGGCAACGAATGTTTGGCGCGGTATCCTGGTTTTCTCAATTCCCTTCCTAATGTGGTTGACTCATGATTGGAAACCCATAGGAGTCTTACCAGTAGGTTTTTTAATCATTCTGGGTGTGACTTTTTTAGTTTCCACACTGACGCAGTTTTTTGCCCCAGCGGAACAGGCGGCAATTCCTTTAGTAGTAGAAGAACAGCATTTACTCTCAGCTAATTCGCTTTACACAACAACGATGATGGCATCGGTAATTGTTGGGTTTGCTGTTGGTGAACCGTTGTTAGCGATCGCCGATAGACTTTGGTTGCAATTTAGTGGTAGTAGTGGTTTAGGGAAAGAACTTTTAGTCGGTGGCAGTTATGCGATCGCTGGAATCATTTTGTTCCTCCTGAGAACTAACGAAAAACCTCACCCACCCGAAACAGAATTCCCTCACGTATTCTCTGACTTACGGGATGGTCTGTCCTACCTGAAAGCCAATCATCGCGTCCGTAATGCTTTACTCCAGCTAATTATCTTGTTTTCTGTCTTCGCAGCCTTAACTGTTTTAGCTGTTCGTATGGCAGAAATAATTCCCAATATGAAAGCCTCCCAATTCGGCTTTTTACTTGCAGCTGGTGGTGTTGGCATTGCAGCTGGAGCAACAATTCTCGGTCAATTTGGTCAACGCTTCTCCTACACCCAACTAAGTTTGTGCGGTTGTCTTGGTATGGCAGCATCGTTGATTGGTCTGTCAATATTTACCACACAATTGTGGTTAATTTTGTTACTAGTTGCTTTATTAGGTGTCTTTGGGGCACTAGTAGGCATTCCCATGCAAACAACGATTCAAACAGAAACACCTCCAGAAATGCGTGGTAAAGTTTTCGGTCTACAGAACAATGTCATTAACATTGCTCTTTCCCTACCTTTGGCATTAGCTGGTGTAGCAGAAACCTTTGTAGGGTTACAGGCAGTTTTTTTGGGATTAGCAGCGATCGTTTTTTTAGGAGGAATATTAACCTGGTATAACTCACATCAGTAG
- a CDS encoding DUF29 domain-containing protein: MDKPCLYDEDFYGWTQQQAKALEQRLVMELDWPHLQEEIQALGRQEYRELVSRLSVLLGYFLKWEYQPEERSRSWFLTIREQRRAIHRHLRQNPSLKSRIEEALLDGFEAGVDLALRETNLPLRTFPEYCPYLFDDAIADNFLCDTRQDWEG; this comes from the coding sequence ATGGACAAACCTTGTTTGTATGACGAAGATTTCTATGGCTGGACACAGCAGCAGGCTAAAGCGTTAGAGCAGAGGCTAGTTATGGAACTAGACTGGCCACACCTGCAAGAGGAAATTCAAGCTTTGGGCAGACAGGAGTATCGGGAACTTGTGAGTCGTTTGAGTGTATTACTCGGTTATTTCTTGAAGTGGGAATATCAACCCGAAGAACGCTCTCGCAGTTGGTTTTTAACAATTCGAGAACAGCGTCGTGCCATCCACAGGCATTTGCGACAGAACCCTAGCTTAAAGTCTCGAATAGAAGAAGCCTTGTTAGATGGCTTTGAAGCAGGAGTCGATTTGGCGCTACGAGAAACTAACTTACCATTACGAACTTTTCCAGAGTATTGCCCCTATTTATTTGATGATGCGATCGCAGACAATTTTCTGTGCGATACTCGTCAAGACTGGGAAGGATAA
- the recO gene encoding DNA repair protein RecO, giving the protein MSRTYKATGINLKTQALGESDKIVTILTPEFGLIRAVAPGARKHNSSLGGRSGMFVVNELLIAKGRSLDKITQAQTLKTYPGLAKNLGKLAAGQYLAEIVLCQALSEQPQEELYELFNEHLHRLEVLSSGNTSGVLAHLAHGVFHLLALAGLTPQVQVCCLSGQPLTPDFTDPNWQVGFSIPAGGIVCLEAWERLRREGEMRKMREMREINNEYPMPHAPCPMPHPQTVIVHRQEIPVISSRLGAMELALLQNLSQPEIVQIDGARDHNWLSVEQILRQYAQYQLARPIRSATLIDSYFAANHDAIV; this is encoded by the coding sequence ATGAGTAGAACCTATAAAGCAACCGGAATTAATCTTAAAACCCAGGCGCTCGGGGAATCGGATAAAATAGTGACAATTTTGACACCAGAATTCGGTCTAATTCGAGCAGTGGCTCCAGGGGCGCGCAAGCACAACTCCAGTTTGGGCGGCAGGAGCGGTATGTTCGTTGTTAATGAACTATTGATTGCCAAGGGGCGATCGCTTGATAAAATTACTCAAGCACAGACGTTAAAAACTTATCCAGGTCTAGCTAAAAATTTGGGAAAATTAGCTGCTGGCCAGTATTTAGCAGAAATAGTACTGTGTCAAGCTTTAAGTGAACAACCCCAAGAAGAACTTTATGAGTTATTCAATGAACATCTCCATCGATTGGAGGTGTTGTCTAGTGGAAATACATCTGGTGTTTTAGCTCATCTGGCTCATGGGGTTTTTCACCTTTTAGCCTTAGCAGGACTGACACCGCAAGTGCAAGTTTGTTGCTTGTCTGGGCAACCCCTCACGCCAGATTTTACAGACCCCAACTGGCAGGTAGGATTTAGCATCCCTGCGGGTGGAATTGTTTGTTTAGAAGCTTGGGAACGTTTGCGAAGAGAGGGGGAGATGAGGAAGATGAGGGAGATGAGGGAGATTAATAATGAATACCCGATGCCCCATGCCCCATGCCCAATGCCCCATCCCCAAACAGTCATTGTCCATCGGCAAGAAATACCTGTGATTTCCAGTCGTCTTGGTGCAATGGAACTAGCTCTGCTTCAGAATCTATCGCAACCAGAAATCGTGCAAATTGATGGTGCAAGAGATCATAACTGGTTATCTGTTGAGCAGATTTTACGCCAGTATGCTCAGTATCAATTAGCCCGCCCTATTCGCTCTGCTACCTTGATCGACTCTTATTTTGCTGCCAACCATGATGCAATCGTCTGA
- the secG gene encoding preprotein translocase subunit SecG: MTVTNIVQGIWAFSATGLIILVLLHSPKGDGIGAIGGQAQLFSSTKSAENTLNRVTWALTVIFLGLTVVLSAGWLPK, translated from the coding sequence ATGACAGTTACTAATATCGTGCAAGGCATTTGGGCATTTTCCGCCACTGGTTTGATTATCTTGGTTTTGCTGCATAGCCCCAAAGGTGATGGTATTGGAGCCATTGGCGGACAAGCCCAGCTATTTAGCAGCACCAAAAGTGCGGAAAACACTTTGAACCGAGTTACTTGGGCGCTGACAGTCATTTTCCTCGGTTTAACAGTAGTTTTAAGTGCTGGTTGGTTGCCTAAATAA
- a CDS encoding peptidase codes for MGRRTQHPLLNTVLNLISRRLITALALFIGTGLLTFFINLQSSYSFTKIPKYGYSDLIISLPTPSSPPKAHPLPPTLAHWEDNTNSGDYFSQVTTTQVGYLVWSQFPIKVYVETPKAVSEKQAQTWVRSVLQAVQEWSAYLPLTLVQQSEVADITIVRKAPPLQISPGSNIPRARSAQTTYELYTNNKVLSHRFIILLSPSQTGEYIRAAARHELGHALGIWGHSPLQTDALYFSQVRKPSPISVRDVNTLKRVYQQPTTLGWSLVDNSNN; via the coding sequence ATGGGGAGAAGAACCCAACACCCGCTACTTAACACCGTATTAAATTTAATTTCACGACGGTTAATTACAGCTCTTGCCTTGTTTATTGGCACAGGGCTGTTAACATTTTTTATTAATCTCCAGTCGAGTTATAGCTTTACAAAAATCCCAAAATATGGATATTCAGACTTAATAATCTCTCTGCCCACCCCCTCATCTCCTCCAAAAGCCCATCCGTTACCACCCACACTCGCACACTGGGAAGATAACACCAACAGTGGTGACTACTTTTCTCAAGTCACAACAACTCAAGTTGGTTATTTAGTTTGGTCACAATTTCCTATCAAAGTTTACGTAGAAACACCAAAAGCCGTTAGCGAAAAACAAGCTCAAACATGGGTCAGAAGTGTCTTACAGGCTGTGCAGGAATGGAGTGCTTATTTGCCTTTGACACTAGTCCAACAGTCAGAAGTTGCGGATATTACGATAGTGCGAAAAGCACCACCTCTACAGATTTCCCCTGGTAGTAATATACCTCGTGCGCGATCGGCACAAACTACTTACGAGTTATACACCAACAACAAAGTTTTATCCCACCGCTTCATCATCTTGCTCAGCCCCAGTCAAACAGGTGAGTATATCCGAGCAGCAGCCCGGCACGAACTTGGACACGCTTTAGGAATTTGGGGTCATAGTCCGCTACAAACTGATGCTTTATACTTTTCCCAAGTTCGTAAACCGTCGCCTATTTCTGTTAGGGATGTGAATACTTTGAAGCGAGTTTATCAACAGCCGACAACTTTGGGATGGTCTTTAGTGGATAATTCAAATAATTAG
- a CDS encoding glycosyltransferase family 4 protein, whose protein sequence is MRIAWIGKKSPFCGNVTYSREITNALLDKGHQVSFLHFAQEESEPDNWPNLQEVPLPFIYKSQVYTIPTFKATKVLTDSLRKIKPDVVHASLTLSPLDFVLPEICEELRLPLVATFHTPFAGKGAKLISGTQLLAYQLYAPFLVNYDRVIVFSQIQRELLARMGVREENIAIIPNGVDPIKYSPGASKLKAEFQAERLFVYQGRIAPEKNVEALLRAWKQSQMERNSKLLIVGDGPLKSSLEPFYGWEYGINWLGFVADENRRIEILRGADVFILPSLVEGLSLSLLEAMSCGVACLATDVGADGEVLEKGAGIVINTKTVRSQLRTLLPVLQDHPELTTLLGQKARQRVLDRYTLTKNVTLLEELYKEVLTQRPLPVSRRA, encoded by the coding sequence ATGCGTATAGCCTGGATTGGAAAAAAATCGCCCTTTTGCGGCAATGTCACCTACAGTAGAGAAATTACAAATGCCTTGCTAGACAAGGGACATCAAGTTAGCTTTCTCCACTTCGCTCAAGAAGAATCAGAACCTGATAATTGGCCAAATCTCCAAGAAGTTCCCCTACCTTTTATTTACAAATCACAGGTTTACACAATCCCCACTTTTAAGGCGACTAAAGTTTTAACTGACTCGCTGCGGAAAATTAAACCAGATGTTGTACATGCTTCCTTAACCCTATCTCCTCTTGATTTTGTTCTACCGGAAATCTGTGAGGAACTGAGGTTACCTTTAGTTGCTACTTTTCATACACCGTTTGCTGGGAAGGGAGCAAAGCTGATATCAGGAACACAGCTTTTGGCTTATCAACTCTACGCGCCTTTTTTGGTTAACTACGATCGCGTAATTGTATTTTCCCAAATTCAGCGGGAATTATTGGCACGTATGGGCGTAAGGGAAGAAAATATTGCGATCATTCCCAACGGTGTTGATCCAATTAAGTATTCTCCAGGGGCTTCTAAACTCAAAGCAGAATTTCAAGCCGAACGCTTGTTTGTTTATCAAGGTCGAATAGCCCCAGAGAAAAATGTGGAAGCCCTCCTGAGAGCTTGGAAGCAGTCGCAAATGGAGCGTAATAGCAAGCTTTTGATTGTTGGCGATGGGCCTTTGAAGTCTTCTTTAGAGCCGTTTTATGGTTGGGAATACGGCATTAATTGGTTAGGATTTGTTGCTGATGAAAATCGGCGCATCGAAATTTTGCGGGGCGCGGATGTATTTATTTTGCCTTCATTGGTAGAGGGACTATCTTTGTCTTTGTTAGAAGCAATGTCATGTGGGGTGGCTTGTTTGGCAACAGATGTCGGTGCAGATGGAGAAGTTTTGGAAAAGGGAGCGGGTATAGTTATTAATACCAAAACAGTGCGATCGCAATTGAGAACTCTTTTACCAGTGTTACAAGACCATCCAGAGTTAACAACCCTACTAGGGCAAAAAGCCAGACAGCGTGTATTAGACCGCTATACGCTCACTAAGAATGTTACTCTGCTGGAAGAACTTTATAAAGAAGTTTTAACACAGCGACCTTTACCAGTTAGTCGCAGAGCATAG
- the deoC gene encoding deoxyribose-phosphate aldolase — MAADYPDIDIAPFIDHALLTPTATPEQVEQWCEEAYRFNFAAVCLYPAYVKQAVELLHGKNPKVCTVIGFPAGATTSAVKLYEAQEAAESGATELDVVINLGWLKAGKTEEVHREIAEICEETGQTVKVILETNLLTDAEKKIAAEISMEAGASFLKTSTGWNGGATVADVRLLKELAKERLGIKASGGIRTINQALDLIVAGATRLGTSRGIDLIRQRDNLEKGE, encoded by the coding sequence ATGGCAGCAGACTATCCGGACATTGATATTGCGCCATTCATCGATCATGCCCTGTTAACGCCAACAGCTACTCCAGAGCAAGTTGAGCAATGGTGTGAAGAAGCATATAGATTCAATTTTGCGGCGGTTTGCCTGTACCCTGCCTATGTCAAGCAAGCAGTTGAACTCCTCCACGGTAAGAACCCGAAAGTCTGTACGGTGATTGGCTTTCCTGCTGGTGCGACTACTTCAGCAGTCAAGCTGTATGAGGCTCAAGAAGCGGCGGAAAGCGGGGCTACTGAGTTGGATGTGGTAATCAACTTGGGCTGGTTGAAAGCTGGCAAAACAGAAGAAGTTCATCGTGAGATTGCCGAAATTTGCGAGGAGACTGGACAAACTGTCAAGGTAATTTTGGAAACCAATCTGTTGACAGATGCGGAGAAAAAAATAGCTGCTGAAATATCTATGGAAGCGGGAGCAAGTTTCTTAAAAACCAGTACTGGTTGGAATGGTGGTGCCACTGTGGCTGATGTGCGACTTTTGAAGGAATTGGCGAAAGAAAGGTTGGGAATTAAAGCTTCAGGTGGTATCCGTACTATCAATCAAGCTCTAGACTTAATTGTAGCGGGTGCTACTAGATTAGGCACATCTCGCGGTATCGATTTGATCCGCCAGCGCGATAACCTGGAAAAGGGTGAATAG
- the gpmI gene encoding 2,3-bisphosphoglycerate-independent phosphoglycerate mutase, translating to MTKAPVAPVVLVILDGWGYCEQTRGNAIVAAKTPIVDSLWAAYPHTLIHTSGKAVGLPDGQMGNSEVGHLNIGAGRVVPQELVRISDAVEDGSITSNPALVKICQEVRSQNGKLHLIGLCSEGGVHSHITHLFGLLDLAKEQRISEVCIHAITDGRDTAPTEGVKAIAQLQDYIDRIGIGRIVTVSGRYYAMDRDHRWDRVKRAYDVMTQDAVGDDRQAVEILQASYAEGVKDEFVNPVRIAPGAVEPGDGVIFFNFRPDRARQLTQAFVSPKFNGFERQQIKPLSFATFTQYDPDLAVAVAFEPQNLNNILGGVIANHNLKQFRTAETEKYAHVTYFFNGGLEEPFPGEDRELVSSPMVATYDHAPAMSAKAVTDVAIAAIQKGLYSLVVINYANPDMVGHTGQIEATITAIETVDRCLGRLLESVIKAGGTTIITADHGNAEYMLDEGGNPWTAHTTNPVPFILVEGEKVKIPGYGTNVELRSDGKLSDIAPTILEILQLPQPPEMTGRSLLKTAEYDLQRTRTPVQVGL from the coding sequence ATGACCAAAGCACCTGTTGCTCCTGTGGTGCTAGTCATTTTAGACGGATGGGGCTACTGCGAGCAGACGCGAGGAAACGCTATTGTTGCTGCGAAAACTCCCATTGTGGACAGTTTATGGGCAGCTTACCCGCATACCCTCATCCACACATCAGGAAAAGCCGTAGGGTTGCCAGATGGTCAAATGGGCAACTCAGAAGTTGGTCATTTGAACATTGGTGCTGGGCGAGTTGTACCGCAAGAACTGGTACGCATCTCCGATGCGGTGGAAGACGGTTCTATCACTTCCAACCCAGCACTTGTCAAAATTTGCCAGGAAGTTCGCTCTCAAAATGGCAAGCTACATCTAATAGGGCTTTGTTCTGAGGGTGGGGTACATTCCCATATCACCCATCTATTTGGACTACTTGACTTAGCTAAAGAGCAGCGAATTTCAGAAGTTTGTATCCACGCAATTACTGATGGTCGTGACACCGCGCCAACCGAGGGCGTAAAAGCGATCGCTCAGCTACAAGATTACATCGACCGCATCGGAATCGGGCGCATAGTCACCGTCAGCGGTCGCTACTACGCGATGGATCGCGATCACCGCTGGGATCGAGTAAAACGCGCCTACGATGTCATGACACAAGATGCGGTGGGTGATGACCGTCAGGCTGTAGAAATCTTGCAAGCATCTTACGCCGAAGGGGTAAAAGATGAATTTGTCAACCCCGTCAGAATTGCTCCTGGTGCTGTAGAACCAGGGGATGGGGTGATATTTTTCAACTTCCGCCCCGATCGCGCCAGACAACTGACTCAAGCCTTTGTCAGTCCTAAATTTAACGGTTTTGAAAGACAGCAAATCAAACCGCTGTCATTTGCCACGTTTACCCAATACGACCCAGACTTAGCCGTGGCTGTGGCTTTTGAGCCACAGAATCTCAATAATATTCTGGGAGGAGTGATAGCGAATCACAATCTCAAGCAATTCCGCACCGCCGAAACAGAAAAATACGCCCACGTCACGTATTTCTTTAACGGGGGTTTGGAGGAACCTTTTCCTGGTGAAGACCGGGAATTAGTCAGCAGTCCAATGGTAGCGACTTATGACCACGCCCCAGCGATGTCAGCAAAAGCAGTTACAGACGTAGCGATCGCTGCCATTCAAAAGGGTTTATATTCTTTAGTTGTGATTAATTATGCTAACCCAGACATGGTAGGGCATACTGGTCAAATCGAAGCCACCATTACAGCCATTGAAACAGTCGATCGCTGTTTGGGACGCTTACTAGAGAGCGTTATCAAAGCCGGCGGTACAACAATTATTACTGCCGATCATGGCAACGCTGAGTATATGCTAGATGAAGGGGGTAATCCCTGGACAGCTCACACGACTAATCCAGTCCCCTTTATCCTCGTGGAAGGAGAAAAAGTCAAAATCCCTGGATATGGTACAAATGTCGAACTACGAAGCGATGGTAAGCTATCCGACATCGCCCCCACCATTCTAGAGATTTTACAGCTACCTCAACCACCAGAAATGACAGGGCGATCGCTGCTGAAAACAGCAGAATATGACCTGCAACGCACTCGCACCCCCGTGCAAGTAGGCTTGTAA
- a CDS encoding ABC-F family ATP-binding cassette domain-containing protein produces the protein MLRLEHISKIYPTGEVLKDINWEVKPGDRIGLVGVNGAGKSTQLKIITGEIEPTAGEIIRPSSLHIAYLNQEFEVDPTRTVREEFWTVFKEANEVQLSLTQVQRDMEAADPDELDRLINKLDRLQRQFEALDGYGLDARIGKILPEMGFGVEDGDRLVSAFSGGWQMRMSLGKILLQKPDLLLLDEPTNHLDLETIEWLETYLKGLITPMVIVSHDREFLDRLCTQVVETERGVSATYLGNYSAYLQQKAENQSAQLSAYERQQKELEKQQVFVDRFRASATRSTQAKSREKQLEKIERIEAPIAGVRTLHFRFPPAPRSGREVVNIKELTHIYDDKILFLAANLLIERGDRIAFLGPNGAGKSTLLRIIMGMEPPTEGVVQLGDHNVIPGYFEQNQAEALDLKRTVMETIHDEVPDWKNEEVRTLLGRFLFTGDTVFKAVGALSGGEKARLALAKMLLRPANLLILDEPTNHLDIPAKEMLEEALQNYDGTAIVVSHDRYFISQVANKIVEIRDGEFRVYLGDYHYYLQKIAEEKEQAKLAAIEAEKAAKKAAKAAKASTKRK, from the coding sequence ATGCTGCGACTCGAACATATCAGTAAAATTTATCCTACAGGCGAAGTTCTCAAAGATATCAACTGGGAAGTTAAACCAGGCGATCGCATTGGCTTAGTCGGTGTCAACGGTGCTGGAAAGTCCACCCAACTCAAAATCATCACTGGGGAAATTGAACCCACAGCGGGCGAAATCATTCGTCCTTCGAGTTTACACATAGCTTACCTCAACCAAGAGTTTGAAGTAGACCCCACCCGCACCGTTAGAGAAGAATTTTGGACAGTTTTTAAAGAAGCCAACGAAGTACAGCTATCTCTAACGCAGGTACAACGTGACATGGAAGCGGCTGATCCAGACGAACTGGATCGGCTAATCAACAAATTGGATCGTTTGCAGCGCCAATTTGAAGCTTTGGATGGCTATGGTTTAGACGCACGCATTGGGAAAATCCTACCAGAAATGGGATTTGGGGTAGAAGATGGCGATCGCCTTGTCAGTGCCTTTAGTGGCGGTTGGCAAATGCGGATGAGTTTGGGTAAAATCCTCCTGCAAAAACCCGACTTGTTACTGCTGGATGAACCGACTAACCATTTGGATTTAGAAACCATTGAGTGGTTAGAAACTTACCTCAAAGGGCTAATTACTCCGATGGTCATAGTTTCCCATGACCGGGAATTTCTTGACCGTCTCTGCACCCAAGTTGTGGAAACTGAACGCGGTGTTTCTGCCACTTACCTTGGTAATTATTCCGCATATTTGCAACAGAAAGCTGAAAATCAATCAGCACAACTGAGTGCTTACGAACGCCAGCAAAAAGAGTTAGAAAAACAGCAAGTTTTTGTTGATAGATTTCGCGCCAGTGCTACCCGCAGTACCCAGGCAAAAAGCCGGGAAAAGCAACTGGAAAAAATTGAGCGTATCGAAGCACCTATAGCTGGAGTCAGAACTCTACACTTCCGCTTTCCTCCCGCACCCCGCAGCGGACGTGAGGTAGTAAATATTAAAGAGTTAACTCATATCTATGATGATAAGATTTTGTTTTTGGCAGCGAATCTCTTAATTGAAAGAGGCGATCGCATTGCTTTTCTCGGTCCCAATGGTGCTGGGAAATCTACACTTCTACGCATAATTATGGGTATGGAACCACCCACAGAAGGTGTTGTCCAATTAGGCGATCATAATGTTATTCCTGGTTACTTTGAGCAAAATCAAGCTGAAGCTTTGGACTTAAAAAGAACTGTCATGGAAACAATCCATGATGAAGTTCCCGATTGGAAAAATGAAGAAGTCCGCACACTTTTAGGACGGTTTTTATTCACTGGTGACACAGTATTTAAGGCAGTCGGGGCATTAAGTGGAGGAGAAAAAGCTCGTTTGGCATTGGCAAAAATGCTTTTACGTCCTGCGAACTTATTAATCTTGGATGAGCCGACAAATCACCTAGATATTCCAGCGAAAGAAATGTTGGAAGAAGCGCTGCAAAATTATGATGGCACGGCAATTGTCGTATCCCACGATCGCTACTTTATCTCTCAGGTAGCCAACAAAATTGTCGAAATTCGGGATGGGGAATTCCGCGTTTATTTAGGAGATTATCATTACTATCTCCAGAAAATTGCCGAAGAAAAAGAACAAGCAAAATTAGCTGCAATAGAAGCTGAAAAAGCTGCTAAAAAAGCTGCCAAAGCTGCCAAAGCTTCCACGAAACGAAAATGA
- a CDS encoding linear amide C-N hydrolase: MKFNCRTLSLVIPSLFVGIAALLAWNLTEESFNIHQALSHLMNDLHVGLIPLLLLGCTRAIYAFEDNSFITVRSMDWSDPNMSLSLWASPSGKERLGANKNSKDKPLKWESRYASVVVCNYGKATTDGMNEEGLVANLLFLPEAYYGDNDDPKNEKPRLAVSGWAQYILDKYATVKEAVEDLEKEEFTIVTDTIPFLKQGNPPILDPKGKNIVLHLSISDAIGDSAILQYLNNGNGESKLKIYHDKKYKVLTNSLYASQLEILKEFQGKEGWGTEEFSWDALKRKTQNEKGEVKEEKEMTPPMNGADIRFIRASFLSDNLEPISSNPRAILKEETDLTEALPWFCEPWSYEEGIARAFSFIRNMSTPLNVKSLNNPFLSSTLWRTVSDQKKKRLFLETARSIYPIYVDLPELFKKIGTRTHNLVLLEPPKVENGERTDLQQDQMKDPNPTKIGKVNDEFKPTEEDWFDFDPE, encoded by the coding sequence ATGAAATTTAACTGTAGAACTTTATCATTGGTTATACCATCTCTATTTGTTGGCATTGCTGCGCTATTAGCGTGGAATCTCACAGAAGAATCCTTTAATATTCATCAAGCATTGAGTCATTTGATGAATGATTTGCACGTTGGATTAATACCACTACTATTACTCGGTTGTACCCGTGCAATCTATGCCTTTGAGGATAATTCATTCATTACTGTGCGTTCGATGGATTGGTCCGATCCAAATATGTCCTTAAGTCTATGGGCATCACCTTCAGGAAAGGAACGGCTAGGTGCTAACAAAAACAGTAAGGACAAACCACTAAAATGGGAATCTCGGTATGCCAGCGTTGTTGTGTGTAATTATGGCAAGGCTACAACTGATGGGATGAACGAGGAAGGCTTAGTTGCCAATTTGCTTTTTCTACCAGAGGCTTACTACGGCGACAACGATGACCCTAAAAATGAAAAACCACGTTTAGCAGTTTCAGGTTGGGCGCAGTACATATTAGACAAATACGCAACTGTCAAAGAAGCTGTAGAAGACTTAGAAAAGGAGGAATTCACTATTGTTACGGATACAATACCCTTTCTTAAACAGGGTAATCCTCCGATACTTGATCCTAAAGGTAAAAATATAGTGTTACATCTGAGCATTTCTGATGCGATCGGAGATTCAGCAATCTTACAGTACCTTAACAATGGCAATGGTGAGAGCAAGCTAAAAATTTATCATGATAAAAAATACAAAGTTCTGACTAACTCCCTGTATGCCAGTCAATTAGAAATTTTAAAAGAATTTCAAGGAAAAGAGGGTTGGGGCACAGAAGAATTTTCTTGGGATGCTTTAAAGAGAAAGACTCAGAATGAAAAAGGAGAAGTCAAAGAGGAGAAGGAGATGACTCCGCCAATGAATGGCGCTGATATTCGATTTATCCGCGCCTCATTTTTAAGCGATAATCTTGAACCAATAAGTAGTAACCCAAGAGCAATTTTGAAGGAAGAGACAGATTTGACAGAGGCATTGCCTTGGTTTTGCGAACCCTGGTCATATGAAGAAGGGATCGCTAGAGCTTTTTCCTTCATTCGTAATATGTCAACGCCATTAAATGTTAAGTCATTAAATAACCCTTTCCTTTCCTCTACGCTCTGGCGTACTGTTTCAGATCAGAAGAAGAAGCGCCTGTTCTTGGAAACCGCTAGGAGTATATACCCAATATATGTTGACTTACCTGAACTGTTTAAGAAAATCGGCACAAGAACGCATAACCTTGTTTTGTTGGAGCCGCCAAAGGTAGAGAACGGTGAAAGGACTGACCTACAGCAGGACCAAATGAAAGATCCAAATCCAACAAAGATAGGCAAGGTTAACGACGAATTTAAGCCTACAGAAGAGGACTGGTTTGACTTTGACCCAGAGTAA